One segment of Triticum aestivum cultivar Chinese Spring chromosome 2A, IWGSC CS RefSeq v2.1, whole genome shotgun sequence DNA contains the following:
- the LOC123187311 gene encoding L-ascorbate peroxidase 2, cytosolic: MAAKCYPTVSDEYLAAVAKAKRKLRGFIAEKNCAPLMLRLAWHSAGTFDVATKTGGPFGTMKCPAELAHGANAGLDIAVRLLEPIKEQFPILSYADFYQLAGVVAVEVTGGPEVPFHPGRQDKPEPPPEGRLPDATQGSDHLRQVFSTQMGLSDQDIVALSGGHTLGRCHKERSGFEGAWTANPLIFDNSYFTELLCGEKEGLLQLPTDKTLLTDPAFRPLVDKYAADEDAFFADYAEAHLKLSELGFGEAVEGCC; encoded by the exons ATGGCCGCCAAGTGCTACCCGACGGTCAGCGACGAGTACCTGGCGGCGGTCGCCAAGGCCAAGCGCAAGCTCCGCGGCTTCATCGCCGAGAAGAACTGCGCGCCCCTCATGCTCCGCCTCGC GTGGCACTCGGCCGGGACCTTCGACGTGGCCACCAAGACCGGCGGCCCCTTCGGCACCATGAAGTGCCCCGCGGAGCTCGCGCACGGCGCCAACGCCGGCCTCGAcatcgccgtcaggctgctcgagcCCATCAAGGAGCAGTTCCCCATCCTCTCCTACGCCGACTTCTACCAG CTCGCTGGAGTCGTCGCCGTCGAGGTGACCGGCGGGCCTGAGGTCCCCTTCCACCCGGGGAGACAG GACAAGCCCGAGCCTCCTCCAGAAGGCCGTCTTCCTGATGCTACCCAAG GCTCTGACCACCTCAGGCAGGTGTTTTCCACTCAGATGGGTTTGAGTGACCAGGACATTGTTGCTCTTTCTGGTGGTCACACCCTG GGAAGATGCCACAAGGAGAGGTCCGGCTTTGAGGGAGCCTGGACTGCCAACCCTTTGATCTTCGACAACTCTTACTTCAC TGAGCTCCTTTGTGGGGAGAAGGAAGGCCTTCTTCAGTTGCCGACCGACAAGACCCTCCTGACTGACCCGGCCTTCCGCCCACTTGTGGACAAATATGCTGCG GATGAGGATGCTTTCTTTGCTGACTACGCTGAGGCACACCTCAAGCTATCCGAATTGGG ATTTGGCGAGGCTGTTGAGGGCTGCTGCTGA
- the LOC123187312 gene encoding arogenate dehydratase 2 — MAASSSSSLRIPAPTHHPAAGARPRRLPFHAVSVRPRRSAASASASSSSPQQAPAPGDGDDADGPTGVPVPVPFSRDSAIALPRPLTSADLMGEASGEGLRVAYQGCPGAYSEAAAKKAYPSCETVPCEYFETAFQAVEKWAADRAVLPLENSLGGSIHRNYDLLLRHRLHIVGEVRLAVRHCLLANRGVKIENLRSAMSHPQALAQCEQTLTQLGIEHREAVDDTAGAAKQIAEENLQDTAAVASSLAAQLYGLDILAENIQDDADNVTRFMMLAREPIIPRTDKPFKTSIVFSLEEGPGQLFKALAVFALRKINLTKMESRPHKKKPLRVADDNSTPLKHFDYLFYVDFEASMADPNAQNALSNLKQEFATFLRVLGSYPTDVTEA; from the exons atggccgcctcctcctcctcctcgctccggatccccgcaccaacccaccaccccgCCGCGGGGGCGCGTCCGCGGCGGCTGCCCTTCCACGCCGTCTCCGTCCGCCCCCGCCGctccgcagcctccgcctccgcctcctcctcctccccgcagcaggcgccggcgccgggcgacggcgacgacgccgACGGGCCCACCggcgtgcccgtgcccgtgcccttCTCCCGCGACTCCGCCATCGCGCTGCCTC GGCCGCTGACGAGCGCGGATCTGATGGGGGAGGCCAGCGGGGAGGGCCTCAGGGTCGCGTACCAG GGGTGCCCGGGCGCCTACAGCGaggccgccgccaagaaggcctaCCCGAGCTGCGAGACCGTGCCCTGCGAGTACTTCGAGACCGCCTTCCAG GCCGTTGAGAAGTGGGCGGCTGACCGTGCAGTGTTGCCGCTGGAGAATTCCTTGGGCGGCAGCATACATCGCAACTATGACCTCCTGCTTCGCCACCGGCTGCACATTGTGGGTGAGGTGCGGCTGGCGGTTCGTCATTGCCTGCTCGCGAACCGTGGCGTCAAGATTGAGAACCTGCGGAGTGCCATGAGCCACCCTCAG GCTCTTGCGCAGTGTGAGCAAACACTGACGCAGCTAGGAATTGAACACAGAGAAGCTGTCGATGATACAGCGGGTGCAGCCAAG CAAATTGCAGAAGAAAATCTCCAAGACACTGCTGCTGTTGCCAGTTCATTGGCTGCTCAACTTTATGGACTGGACATTCTTGCAGAAAATATCCAG GATGACGCAGATAATGTAACCCGTTTCATGATGCTGGCTCGGGAACCCATTATCCCTCGCACAGATAAGCCATTCAAG ACTAGCATAGTATTCTCTTTGGAAGAAGGACCTGGACAACTCTTCAAGGCGCTTGCTGTCTTTGCTCTGAGAAAAATTAACCTCACCAAG ATGGAAAGCCGTCCACACAAGAAAAAGCCTCTACGTGTAGCTGATGATAATTCCACCCCGCTGAA GCACTTTGACTACCTTTTCTACGTAGATTTCGAGGCATCAATGGCTGATCCGAATGCACAAAATGCTCTGAGTAACTTAAAG caagAGTTTGCCACCTTCCTAAGAGTTCTTGGGAGCTATCCTACCGATGTCACCGAAGCATGA